A single region of the Glycine max cultivar Williams 82 chromosome 20, Glycine_max_v4.0, whole genome shotgun sequence genome encodes:
- the LOC100806135 gene encoding uncharacterized protein isoform X1 — protein sequence MIMILVKLVKLAFVTGIWPMHGSTKYRNASRMLGDQLALASVEMSKPHFDTSKFAKALAFSEDIGGSSILFLPCSMYNWTLPEGAGQFHGMPLDVKIYATHQLEFLEVADLIFESCRKAESTPNNLWEHLLFYLLVAPSSYWEGLF from the exons ATGATCATGATTCTAGTGAAG TTGGTAAAGCTTGCCTTTGTTACGGGAATATGGCCAATGCATGGAAG CACAAAATATAGAAATGCTTCCCGCATGCTGGGTGATCAGTTAGCTCTTGCTTCAGTTGAGATGTCAAAACCTCATTTTGACACCAGCAAGTTTGCCAAAGCTCTTGCTTTCTCTGAAGATATTGGGGGTAGTTCAATATTGTTTTTACCTTGTTCTATGTACAATTGGACTCTGCCTGAGGGTGCTGGTCAATTTCATGGTATGCCATTGGATGTTAAG ATTTATGCTACCCATCAACTAGAATTCTTGGAAGTTGCAGACCTCATTTTTGAAAGCTGCAGAAAGGCAGAGTCAACACCAAATAACTTATGGGAACATTTGCTCTTTTATCTTTTGGTGGCACCATCTTCATACTGGGAAGGACTGTTTTAA
- the LOC100806135 gene encoding uncharacterized protein isoform X2, producing the protein MIMILVKLVKLAFVTGIWPMHGSTKYRNASRMLGDQLALASVEMSKPHFDTSKFAKALAFSEDIGGSSILFLPCSMYNWTLPEGAGQFHDLCYPSTRILGSCRPHF; encoded by the exons ATGATCATGATTCTAGTGAAG TTGGTAAAGCTTGCCTTTGTTACGGGAATATGGCCAATGCATGGAAG CACAAAATATAGAAATGCTTCCCGCATGCTGGGTGATCAGTTAGCTCTTGCTTCAGTTGAGATGTCAAAACCTCATTTTGACACCAGCAAGTTTGCCAAAGCTCTTGCTTTCTCTGAAGATATTGGGGGTAGTTCAATATTGTTTTTACCTTGTTCTATGTACAATTGGACTCTGCCTGAGGGTGCTGGTCAATTTCATG ATTTATGCTACCCATCAACTAGAATTCTTGGAAGTTGCAGACCTCATTTTTGA